The following proteins come from a genomic window of Salvia hispanica cultivar TCC Black 2014 chromosome 4, UniMelb_Shisp_WGS_1.0, whole genome shotgun sequence:
- the LOC125223368 gene encoding 40S ribosomal protein S16-like, which produces MILVQCFGRKKTAVAVTHCKRGRGLIKINGKPIELVEPEILRYKAFEPILLLGRHRFAGVDMRIRVRGGGHTSQIYAIRQSIAKALVAFYQKYVDEQSKKEIKDVLGRYDRTLLVADPRRCEPKKFGGRGARARFQKSYR; this is translated from the coding sequence aTGATATTGGTGCAATGCTTCGGCCGGAAGAAGACCGCCGTGGCGGTCACTCACTGCAAGCGCGGCCGCGGCCTCATCAAAATCAACGGCAAGCCGATCGAGCTCGTGGAGCCGGAGATCCTCCGCTACAAGGCGTTCGAGCCGATCCTCCTCCTCGGCCGCCACCGCTTCGCCGGCGTCGACATGCGCATCCGCGTCCGAGGCGGGGGCCACACCTCGCAGATCTACGCCATCCGCCAGTCCATCGCCAAGGCGCTCGTCGCCTTCTACCAGAAGTACGTCGACGAGCAGTCGAAGAAGGAGATCAAGGACGTCCTCGGCCGCTACGACAGGACGCTCCTCGTCGCCGATCCCCGGCGCTGCGAGCCGAAGAAGTTCGGCGGTCGCGGCGCTCGCGCCAGGTTCCAGAAATCGTACCGTTGA